tgattcAGTTCGttcatttgattttgattataaatatgacCTGGCATATATTCAAAACTCTCTGCTGCTGATAACTGTTCTGTACTTTTTTCAAGTGGAACATATTTCCTTTCAATGGCCAAACTTTTTCTTCTTTGTCGTTTTATTCTCATAACTTTCTTTTTCcgtgtttttttctttaaagtgtTCAAACTGATTAGAACAGGAATTGTTTTAGCATGTTGTTCTTTGAAATCGCTAGAACTGCTtgatttctgtttatttttatttaaagttgtttGTATCTCTTTATCGATAGTAGCTTGAGGTGTTACCTCGGTTTCGACCGAAACTTTTTCTGGACTTAAAGATACACTTTTCGAAACATTTTCTATACTAACGCCTCCATCTTTTTCGACATTGAAAGAAATATGTTTTgtcaaatttacatttataggtTGCCGATTATTTTCAGAGTTTTGAGAGATATTAAGATTAACCGATTCAATATctctgttatatatttttgttgttttcttaGCAAagccttttttgttttttgcttTATTGTCATTAACTTCAAGGGGCGTTGATTGTGCAGTTGGCATTCCTAAGTCTGATTCTTGTTTTGTATTATCATTATTTGAGTACTGTTGCTGCAATGCCATTCTCTCTATGGTGCTTAAACTTGATGCTGAATTTTTTCTATCACTTGCATTGGCATAACCAACATCTGCTAAGGAATCCCATTCAAGTTTTCGTTGAGATGTAATACTACTGGTTGGTGAATGTGGCTTATTGATTGAAGTGTCCAATGTCCCATCAACAGCTGAAAgaacattatgaaataattaatattatgacttACCTAATCTATTCCAACCAACCACAAGAGTATAaaacgcaaataaataaaatttgtcattGAATTTACATACTATATTTGGTGGAGAGCTTGAATGAAACTTTGGAAACAAATTTAAAGTGTATATGTGTATAGGTAAGTAGaatagtgttttattataaaaaaatatatattactcaaAAACTGTTTATAATACAGCAGAGATATTAGAAAATCATAGTGAAAATGCAAATCTCAGGATTCTTTATCTTTATTGCTTCTTCAATtggtactgagtataataaatatgatttagatttgttaaaagattatttatcaTGAACATATCTTAAGCTACTCATAGTTTAATACATTTACCAGTCTTAACTTTGctttggtaaaataaaaattgtattgtgtactattttttaatcaataaggTACACACATTGGTGTGTTTTAAAAAGAAAGTTCTTCGCTTTAAAATAGTTAAGTAAATATGGAGTTTTCTATGTGATTGATTAGTAGGTCTCAAAAGTAAAAGACAATATTTACAatggtttttattatttcatatttatatgattcATAAGTGTACTCGTCATCTATCACAGTAAAAGAAAAAGCTTTTGTTTActtattactactactacttacaAACTTACTACTACTATTAGTTAGAAAATACTTTAGAGTCATTGAATCTGTTACATTGTCATAGTAAGATATTGATATTGAATACAAAActaaatacttacatttatgGGAGTACATATCTTCTGATTTAATAGATTCATTATCTGATATTCTAGACACATCTGCTGCTACTTCATCTTTTATAATCGGTGGAGATTCTGAGTcacttttaaagtttttataatcattctgaaaattaatttaacttcatttaaatgattaattaaaatctgaaactttacaaaataaaatgtttatgaaaaaaaaattaaaacacaaacattTTTGTCTGCAAAAGGATGTCTGATTGTTTTACTTCACATAGAAAACGTTTTTAGAaagtttatctttaattttgaattagcAATTCACTaaacttgaaaatattatttaatgtcaaataaagcAAACCTGTGAGGTGGAGGGCTCAGGAATAGAGCACTTTATAGAAATTCGACAAAGTTCTGTGGAAGATTCACTTTTTTTCTCTCCAGAATCCGAAGAATCAGCCTGAGATTTCATTTTTCTCCAAAACAAACTCGTAGGATCCCTAATATCACTTTGGGCTGTAGATAGAGAAAAAAATTGTTCTAAGTCCCTCTTTCTTCCAAATTTTTTGTAGTAATCTATAATCAAATTGTTGACTGCCGATTGAGATCCCTCAATAGAATTATTCGATTGACCTACATACTCCGATCCATCAGTTTCCatagtttaaaatttacaatataaaataaaaatgttcaaaattaaataatattaacattgcgATATAGTTTCTATGTTTAAACAAGTAATAAAAGTATGATAAATTTCATTAAGGCCTCTTTAATTTTCGATTGACGTTAATATTAACGATATTTTGATAAACAAAACaagttcaaaaatgttttttcttaataCCATTATTGCGGCTTGGGATCAAGTCTTTTGTCAAAAAATGttgaaagcaaaataaaaaaggataatGTATCTTACAGGTCTATTAAAAAaggaatgaattttaaattgtacaatatagttacatacgaatataataatttagtatctgGTTTTAGCCCTGACTTTTTGGTTGAAAGTACTTGTCTGAatacagttataaaataataattttcattaccTATTCGTTGTTGAAAGTAATTGTCACTATGTCAGATAactgtcattttaattttttgacattaagtattttattgacGTCAATTGTCATACTAGAATCATACCACAGTAACGAAAAATAAAAgagtaatagaaaataataaatattattgtactcTGAAGGAGACAAAAGTAAATTAAGGAAAATCGCTGTTAAAAATAGGTAGAAATGTCGCGTCAAACTTCTCGCCTGGACGCTAAAAAAGTGgtaagataaataatttgttaaacttaaattataatgtgaGTACATACTTTTACTACAGAATTAACTAAAAAATTACAGAATTCTGAACTATTGACGCTTACGTATGGTGCTTTAGTTTCCCAAATGCTAAAGGAAACTGAAAACCCAGAGGATGTAAACAAACAGTTGGAGCGAATTGGTTACAACATGGGCGTACGACTTATCGAAGACTTTCTCGCTCGGACAACGTCGACTCGCTGCCTGGAAATGAGGGAGACAGCTGATAAAATTCAACAGGCCTTTAGGTAGGTTTTTAACTTCATCATGTTCCCTGATATACTCATAACTTACAaatcggtttttttaaaagtgaaACAAATGCATAAGACTAAACACATTGAGAAAAATATATGCATTGGACCTTTTACCTTCCTATACAATGTACTTTTTAGTGGGTAAAAAGTAGTAGTATCCTATTTAATAACTAAAGGtggttttaaaatgaatatgaacTAAGTATTTATGGAAATTTACACCTTTCAGTTAAAGACTTTTATccttaattaagaaaatacttGTTGCTTCTTTCACCACTGCCCACTGCTTATATAACATATCTACTAATTTCCATCAGCATTTGtgcaagtttaattaaatttttcctAGATAAGAAAGTAATGATGGTAGCAGATTCTAAACTATATTCTTTTTCTGTGCCAAACTTAATTTAgttctacatacatatattctggCATGTTTGATTAAAAAACATGCAAATTTTCATGCATATAATATCAACAAACCCCTCTCATTTTGCAGGTTATACTTGAACATGCAGCCCACTGTTACCAGCTGGAGCAGTGCAGGTGATGAATTCTCCCTCGTGTGGGACCAGTGCTCACTCAGTGAATGGGTTGAAATGCCAAATAATGGACTTAAGTATTGTGCTCTGATACCAGGAGCCATAAGGGGTGCCTTGCAAATGGTGCAGCTAGATGTCCAGTGTTGGTTTGTTCAGGTAAATACTTatacatgagacaacatcacataaattactctgatcccaatgtaagtagctaaagcacttgtgttatggacaatcagaagtaacgatggtaccacagacacccagagtagcgtacccatgaaaaccggtgtactcaccggtcaactacggaggtcgtcaaaactatatataatatatactaatattataattatgaaggtaactctgtctgtctgtctgtttgtcgctctatcaggaccaaaccaatgaacctatttttataaaatttggtgtGCAACTAACTTGATCTCCAACAAAGGaaataagctacttttttgcttaacacatgataACTAACCCCTGAAACGCGAAGGAAGCAGCAGGTGACaactagtttaattatataataattatgataattacatgAAAAGTTTATGTAAAAGCTATCTCTTGTTATGTGAATAGGTTTGATCTCCTTGTGACTAAGTCAGTTAGTTTATATATTCCATACTTAAATCTCACatttaacataacattaatGTATTATGGGGTAGATTTTTGATAATCAAGCATAAAGTAGTAAAATGTcactaaatttcataaatattttctttgactACTTCATTTAGTCAGACTATAGTGTGTAGTTTTCTGTAAAATTAATAAGCAACATagctttaatatattaataaccatattatttatttttaaattaacattaataagcAACAGACATGCTTCACatttatatagtattgttttaattgattattgatattttagtaaaattacattaaataccgTTATAAACTTTTCAGGATCAGTTAAAAGGTGATGCAGTTACTGAGCTTAGAGTGAAGTATATAAAGAGGTTGGAAGATGCTGTGCCCGCGGGAGAGGATTAGTGTGCTATTGAATTTGTATGGCTAATGTATTTCTGTCTCACTCTATGTAAACAACATGAAAAAGACAGCAATGTATTGAATGCTATTCACTATAAACTGTCGACTTGATAAAGATATACAgttgttcattatttttttttattttaaaatagaaagctAGTCTGGCGAATGGATCGtctgatggtaaatgatcaTCACGGCCCATTGTTATCGGTTctgattttaattaactaagccttatattgtcaatgttgaaaaaacttgggaactaagatgttatgtccgtgcctgtagttacactggctggcTCTTCTAACTGGTATCAGTTACACCATAGTAAATATTGGTATATGGCAGTAGAATATTTAACAAGTTTATTGTAactattaaatacttaatattaagtAGTCATAGTGAGTAATATCGCTTTTTGACAgctcatataaattatttatgtcaaatatttttttctcattgCAATATGTGTTTTATAATCCTAAGAACAAGTTAATTGATGTGTTTAGTTAAGAAATTTAATCTTAgctattatatgtatgtaataattattgtttgttttgagCAAATATATGATCAGAGACTACATTGTCaccttaaaatgtaaattttttatttaaattactataaactTTCATTAAATGCTATGCATTAAAACTTTGTttcattaaactttttttttatgatatatgttaatggacgagcatatgatggtaagtggtcaccatcacccatagataatcacgctgtatattaactattccttacatcgtcaatgcgccgccaaccttgggaactaatattttatgtcccttgtgcctgtagttacactggctcactcacccttcagaccgaaacacaacaatactgagtactgttatttggcggtagaataactggtgagtgggtggtacctacacagacgggcttgcacaaagccctaccaccaagtaaatattgtttaagtttAAACATTCTGTATAATTGAAGACAGAATTTTGActgtatattttctatttagaaataataaaataaattcataaaaattctaACTTAATGTCGTGGTAATCAAAACATTATTGAGCTGTCTCTGTAGTTCATCAttcattatcaattaaatttatagcgaTACCATGTCGCACTGCAATAAACTGTAGTTAGAGTATTATAATTCCACTTGACCGTTTTCACGGCTCGAATTACAGACGATAAAACTCTTTTCGACCTGCTTGATGCCTTGCCTTTCCATAGAGAATAGTGATGTAAAATCACTTTATCATCTACAAGATTATTTACGTCAAATACTTATTACGAGATTAATCTTGGTTTCAGAATTTCATCTTCGGACATcgcgttagaatttaattttattcgcaCTGTTTCATCcctttaatgatattattagtgATGATTAAGCGCTGATTAAGCaacttattttttgaatttattgtcaattatattctattacCAAAGGGCAGTTCGATTTGCCGAGCttatatctaataattattttgttaaaattcgtttgcattaataaaatattcttttttttaaaaagactcGACTTTTCTCGTGATAACGGCACCAGCTACGTGTCAGAAGATCCACAACCGTGATTGTTAAGGTGTTTTCGGTTTGCACAAACGTTCTGTGCATTTTCGTACCGTTACGAGTTTGGGATTTTTTGACTCTAGACCGCTAGAGTCTGGAATCG
The Vanessa cardui chromosome 10, ilVanCard2.1, whole genome shotgun sequence genome window above contains:
- the LOC124532847 gene encoding trafficking protein particle complex subunit 3, with product MSRQTSRLDAKKVNSELLTLTYGALVSQMLKETENPEDVNKQLERIGYNMGVRLIEDFLARTTSTRCLEMRETADKIQQAFRLYLNMQPTVTSWSSAGDEFSLVWDQCSLSEWVEMPNNGLKYCALIPGAIRGALQMVQLDVQCWFVQDQLKGDAVTELRVKYIKRLEDAVPAGED